A stretch of Penaeus vannamei isolate JL-2024 chromosome 18, ASM4276789v1, whole genome shotgun sequence DNA encodes these proteins:
- the LOC113807542 gene encoding uncharacterized protein isoform X1 yields the protein MHPRLLVATLGAWAWAYLTLEAAGQVYMASRPMDCLPSYEDRIVRTARSKIHCSALCRSLLCLVFSYSDGVCDMRGVGLEDPADTRLYTKFSLPSLSPLQEVSRGKNVSSTPELYPWYIPENAIDGDNTTIYHGYNNIQHPWWMIDLQAPTYVFIVDIIPRQNSFEYRFHDIEVRVGVTPPIDDNFSLWPLLGFYKGPYELSQGVIRFANSTGICGQYVAVQRVSSDVDQLQLAEVLVFAKTILI from the exons ATGCACCCGCGTCTGCTTGTGGCAACCTTAggcgcgtgggcgtgggcgtaccTGACGTTGGAGGCGGCCGGCCAGGTGTACATGGCGAGCCGGCCGATGGACTGCCTTCCGTCTTACGAGGACCGGATCGTGCGGACGGCGAGGTCGAAGATCCACTGCTCGGCGCTGTGTCGCTCGCTCCTCTGCCTCGTCTTCTCGTACTCCG aCGGCGTGTGCGACATGCGGGGCGTCGGCCTCGAGGACCCCGCCGACACGCGACTGTACACGAaattctccctcccgtctctgtCTCCCCTGCAGGAGGTGTCCCGCGGGAAGAATGTTAGCTCCACTCCGGAACTGTACCCTTG GTATATCCCCGAGAATGCCATAGATGGCGACAACACAACCATATACCACGGCTATAACAACATCCAGCATCCATGGTGGATGATTGACCTCCAAGCCCCGACCTATGTGTTCATCGTGGATATCATTCCAAGGCAGAACAGCTTCGAATACAGATTCCATGACATCGAG GTGCGTGTCGGAGTTACTCCCCCGATCGATGACAACTTCTCCCTCTGGCCGCTGCTGGGATTCTACAAGGGGCCTTACGAACTGAGTCAAGGTGTCATACGCTTCGCAAACAGCACGGGGATATGTGGCCAGTACGTCGCGGTGCAGAGGGTCTCCAGCGACGTCGATCAGCTGCAGCTTGCCGAAGTCCTCGTGTTTGCCAAGACCATTCTGATCTAG
- the LOC113807539 gene encoding uncharacterized protein isoform X1, whose translation MHSHIQRQATGIMPLGMNRATMLIYIREKSGKTTPVEVAASDSVEDAREKIEQKGISLTGWNLIYFGKKIRRTQVLSDYGIKHKDTLYLREELQALGAPGFLLTVAQSSGNVVKLVVSASDRVIDIKQELTREGAPGVDRQRLKAGSVELQNEKSLKDYDITGDAVIWMEDADERKSKEARKRKKVLTDKLKKRLVAVVFVIVAIIMLIWAYLNGKIQINF comes from the exons ATGCACTCCCATATTCAACGGCAAGCGA CTGGAATCATGCCCTTGGGAATGAACAGAGCGACCATGCTAATCTACATTCGAGAAAAGAGCGGCAAGACAACGCCCGTCGAAGTAGCTGCATCAGACTCGGTCGAGGACGCGAGGGAAAAAATCGAGCAAAAGGGAATATCTCTGACTGGATGGAACCTCATCTACTTCGGCAAAAAGATACGGCGGACGCAAGTGCTATCCGACTACGGGATAAAACACAAGGACACCTTGTATTTGAGAGAAGAACTTCAGGCTCTCGGCGCTCCGGGTTTTTTACTCACCGTCGCGCAGTCCTCAGGAAACGTAGTGAAATTGGTTGTTAGTGCGTCTGATCGCGTCATCGACATCAAGCAGGAGCTGACGCGCGAGGGGGCGCCAGGGGTCGACAGGCAGCGACTGAAGGCGGGAAGCGTCGAGCTGCAGAACGAGAAATCGTTGAAGGATTATGACATCACAGGAGACGCCGTCATCTGGATGGAAGATGCAGACGAAAGGAAATCAAAGGAGgcgcggaaaagaaaaaaagtgctgACCGACAAATTAAAGAAGAGAttagttgctgttgtttttgtgattGTAGCCATCATCATGTTGATATGGGCTTACCTAAATGGTAAAATCCAAATCAACTTCTGA
- the LOC113807539 gene encoding uncharacterized protein isoform X2, with amino-acid sequence MPLGMNRATMLIYIREKSGKTTPVEVAASDSVEDAREKIEQKGISLTGWNLIYFGKKIRRTQVLSDYGIKHKDTLYLREELQALGAPGFLLTVAQSSGNVVKLVVSASDRVIDIKQELTREGAPGVDRQRLKAGSVELQNEKSLKDYDITGDAVIWMEDADERKSKEARKRKKVLTDKLKKRLVAVVFVIVAIIMLIWAYLNGKIQINF; translated from the coding sequence ATGCCCTTGGGAATGAACAGAGCGACCATGCTAATCTACATTCGAGAAAAGAGCGGCAAGACAACGCCCGTCGAAGTAGCTGCATCAGACTCGGTCGAGGACGCGAGGGAAAAAATCGAGCAAAAGGGAATATCTCTGACTGGATGGAACCTCATCTACTTCGGCAAAAAGATACGGCGGACGCAAGTGCTATCCGACTACGGGATAAAACACAAGGACACCTTGTATTTGAGAGAAGAACTTCAGGCTCTCGGCGCTCCGGGTTTTTTACTCACCGTCGCGCAGTCCTCAGGAAACGTAGTGAAATTGGTTGTTAGTGCGTCTGATCGCGTCATCGACATCAAGCAGGAGCTGACGCGCGAGGGGGCGCCAGGGGTCGACAGGCAGCGACTGAAGGCGGGAAGCGTCGAGCTGCAGAACGAGAAATCGTTGAAGGATTATGACATCACAGGAGACGCCGTCATCTGGATGGAAGATGCAGACGAAAGGAAATCAAAGGAGgcgcggaaaagaaaaaaagtgctgACCGACAAATTAAAGAAGAGAttagttgctgttgtttttgtgattGTAGCCATCATCATGTTGATATGGGCTTACCTAAATGGTAAAATCCAAATCAACTTCTGA
- the LOC113807542 gene encoding uncharacterized protein isoform X2 — protein sequence MIHEDGVCDMRGVGLEDPADTRLYTKFSLPSLSPLQEVSRGKNVSSTPELYPWYIPENAIDGDNTTIYHGYNNIQHPWWMIDLQAPTYVFIVDIIPRQNSFEYRFHDIEVRVGVTPPIDDNFSLWPLLGFYKGPYELSQGVIRFANSTGICGQYVAVQRVSSDVDQLQLAEVLVFAKTILI from the exons aCGGCGTGTGCGACATGCGGGGCGTCGGCCTCGAGGACCCCGCCGACACGCGACTGTACACGAaattctccctcccgtctctgtCTCCCCTGCAGGAGGTGTCCCGCGGGAAGAATGTTAGCTCCACTCCGGAACTGTACCCTTG GTATATCCCCGAGAATGCCATAGATGGCGACAACACAACCATATACCACGGCTATAACAACATCCAGCATCCATGGTGGATGATTGACCTCCAAGCCCCGACCTATGTGTTCATCGTGGATATCATTCCAAGGCAGAACAGCTTCGAATACAGATTCCATGACATCGAG GTGCGTGTCGGAGTTACTCCCCCGATCGATGACAACTTCTCCCTCTGGCCGCTGCTGGGATTCTACAAGGGGCCTTACGAACTGAGTCAAGGTGTCATACGCTTCGCAAACAGCACGGGGATATGTGGCCAGTACGTCGCGGTGCAGAGGGTCTCCAGCGACGTCGATCAGCTGCAGCTTGCCGAAGTCCTCGTGTTTGCCAAGACCATTCTGATCTAG